A genomic stretch from Chitinophaga agri includes:
- a CDS encoding T9SS type A sorting domain-containing protein, with protein MLKFTWTSVLSLFAALTAFAQTNIAPQATASTSYVSSWETITALNDNYTPANSNDKSHGAYGNWNNPNSLQWVQYDWSQAFSVTSVQVYWFDDAGGVLTPTTAYLQSWNGSAWVNLGNVPLVKNAFNTLSFTAVSTSRLRVTMRNTTQSTGMLEWRVTGTPVSTGGNGNAYTWPAYSPTISYDFRSEYPSLPMPTQVLNDCPQVVGTQSSDWWTFRWGPKKKSVVTSAAITPMLARLNQDFRYFRDTMGWPPDLRVRNGYKSAVYLYGSGLCTDNADSTALGGWQSAVYYNGQNWPIILASYYPVYAFDPKYTGSDAAYQQSAMTHEGIHAMLADLPGVKNAAWFHEGGNVWFQQTADARRSNNYSSMGFLNGTDFIAPFMPIECYSGWLQDGSFGGPAAEGVNMFNGSQQICTWKTYLGGHQYSSSFPTFIGNTLGDNAVPWIWRYAPTRVLEGIASGIGEAQTRRLITEYRSKQALVDFGKWKGACVALLNSVFGNSIGAEWQPSWLNPAPWIATPYVKTTNSNGTLTPDTTTLPGWSGANQIPLTVNGSTVTVNFQPIGANMTCQLVYWTTNGTPVYSQYVSSGNCTLTLPSPAANNIVIAVITNTNYLYQGENTRKTKYDYRLQLVAGIAGAANVNTKWYEAALLSSARTSDAGLAASQPGIDWSEYCSHPFTGHPRPEEYKPVTSQPQFQLFPNPAVSQENVQVRFKNPKAEKSVVTIYTLSGKVVLQRVTAAAQLTLESKTLHPGIYLVKIDNSILNATQKLVVN; from the coding sequence ATGCTCAAATTTACATGGACATCTGTCCTGTCGCTGTTCGCTGCGCTTACCGCATTTGCGCAGACGAACATTGCTCCGCAGGCAACGGCAAGTACGTCTTATGTTTCCTCCTGGGAAACGATCACAGCCCTCAATGACAACTATACGCCCGCCAATTCAAACGACAAGAGTCATGGTGCGTATGGTAACTGGAACAACCCTAATTCCCTGCAATGGGTACAGTATGACTGGTCACAGGCATTTTCCGTCACTTCTGTACAGGTCTACTGGTTTGATGATGCAGGTGGTGTGCTGACGCCTACCACCGCTTACCTGCAATCCTGGAATGGTTCCGCATGGGTGAATCTGGGTAATGTTCCCCTGGTGAAGAATGCGTTCAACACACTCAGCTTTACAGCAGTATCTACATCAAGACTGCGTGTTACGATGCGGAATACAACACAATCCACCGGTATGCTGGAATGGCGGGTGACCGGTACGCCTGTATCTACCGGTGGCAACGGTAATGCATATACATGGCCGGCCTATTCGCCAACGATCAGTTATGATTTCAGAAGTGAATATCCGAGTTTGCCCATGCCGACCCAGGTACTGAATGATTGTCCGCAGGTAGTTGGAACACAGTCGTCCGACTGGTGGACATTCCGCTGGGGACCTAAGAAAAAATCCGTCGTTACCTCCGCAGCGATCACGCCTATGCTGGCCCGTCTGAATCAGGACTTCAGATACTTCCGTGATACGATGGGATGGCCTCCTGATCTGCGTGTAAGAAACGGTTACAAAAGCGCCGTGTACCTGTATGGTTCTGGTCTGTGTACCGATAATGCAGATAGCACCGCATTAGGTGGCTGGCAGAGTGCTGTGTATTATAACGGACAAAACTGGCCGATCATCCTGGCTTCTTATTATCCCGTGTATGCATTCGATCCTAAGTATACCGGCAGTGATGCAGCTTATCAGCAGAGCGCTATGACACACGAAGGTATTCATGCTATGCTGGCCGATCTGCCAGGTGTGAAGAACGCCGCATGGTTCCATGAAGGAGGCAATGTATGGTTTCAGCAAACAGCAGATGCCCGTCGTTCCAATAATTATAGTTCGATGGGTTTCCTGAACGGAACGGACTTCATCGCACCGTTCATGCCAATAGAATGTTATTCCGGCTGGTTACAGGACGGTAGCTTCGGGGGGCCGGCAGCAGAAGGGGTAAATATGTTCAATGGCAGTCAGCAGATCTGTACCTGGAAAACTTACCTGGGAGGTCATCAGTACAGCTCTTCTTTCCCGACATTCATTGGTAATACCCTGGGTGATAATGCAGTACCCTGGATATGGAGATATGCGCCTACCCGTGTACTGGAAGGTATTGCCAGTGGTATCGGAGAGGCACAGACACGCCGCCTGATCACTGAGTACAGGTCTAAACAGGCGCTGGTTGATTTTGGTAAATGGAAAGGTGCCTGCGTGGCATTACTGAATAGTGTGTTCGGTAATTCGATCGGGGCTGAATGGCAGCCTTCCTGGCTGAATCCTGCTCCATGGATCGCTACGCCTTATGTGAAGACAACCAACAGTAATGGTACACTGACACCCGATACGACGACATTACCAGGATGGTCTGGTGCAAACCAGATCCCGCTGACAGTGAACGGTTCGACTGTTACTGTGAACTTCCAGCCTATTGGTGCTAATATGACCTGTCAGCTGGTATACTGGACCACAAACGGTACGCCTGTATACAGCCAGTATGTATCCTCCGGTAACTGTACATTGACACTGCCATCACCGGCAGCAAATAATATCGTTATTGCCGTTATCACCAATACGAATTATCTGTATCAGGGAGAGAATACCCGGAAAACTAAATATGATTACAGGTTACAGCTGGTAGCCGGTATCGCTGGTGCTGCGAATGTGAATACAAAATGGTACGAAGCAGCGTTGCTGTCTTCCGCCAGAACGAGTGATGCGGGACTTGCCGCCTCACAGCCAGGTATAGACTGGTCTGAATACTGTAGCCATCCGTTTACCGGTCATCCAAGACCAGAGGAATATAAACCGGTCACATCACAGCCACAGTTCCAGTTATTCCCTAACCCAGCCGTGTCGCAGGAAAATGTGCAGGTCCGCTTCAAGAATCCCAAAGCAGAAAAGAGCGTCGTGACGATCTATACGCTGTCCGGCAAGGTGGTACTGCAGCGGGTTACAGCGGCTGCGCAACTGACACTGGAGAGTAAGACACTGCATCCCGGTATTTACCTGGTGAAGATCGACAACTCAATATTGAATGCCACACAGAAACTGGTAGTGAATTGA
- a CDS encoding thioesterase II family protein gives MMLRNQSGEPVQLVLLHFAGGSAYSFRQLEPYLKGFELVTPELPGRGRRIGEPLICDFEAAAADICQQILQSWRTPAYLIYGHSMGAILALRVTQLLEGMGKPPLYLIVSGTAGPGTQASGKRYLLGKEQFIEEVYRLGGLPEELREYPEMMEFFEPILSI, from the coding sequence ATGATGCTACGTAATCAATCGGGCGAGCCTGTTCAACTGGTATTATTGCACTTTGCAGGTGGGAGTGCCTATTCTTTCCGCCAACTGGAGCCATATCTGAAAGGTTTTGAACTGGTCACTCCGGAGTTACCGGGAAGAGGCCGCAGGATAGGGGAACCCCTCATCTGTGACTTTGAAGCGGCAGCAGCTGATATTTGTCAGCAGATCCTGCAAAGCTGGCGTACCCCTGCCTATCTCATCTATGGCCATAGCATGGGTGCGATCCTTGCGCTGCGGGTAACGCAGTTGCTGGAGGGAATGGGGAAACCACCGTTGTATCTGATCGTAAGTGGCACTGCGGGTCCTGGTACGCAGGCGTCCGGGAAGCGTTATTTACTGGGGAAGGAACAGTTTATTGAAGAGGTGTACAGACTGGGAGGATTGCCGGAGGAACTACGGGAATATCCTGAGATGATGGAGTTCTTTGAACCAATACTCAGTATATAG
- a CDS encoding RNA polymerase sigma factor, with protein MSVLQLEDIKELIKLCAANDRLGQEKLYRKFYPALFLLCRKFFPLQEDALEALNDGMLKVFKNIEKYSDEKGEFFNWVYTIVRNTALDKLRNVSQPGYMEVDDMIIPDNDNPLKALESADIYKLLDVLPPATRAICILFYLEGFSIPQIGEQLDISAGTIKWHLSEVRKRMKPVLLQHYKN; from the coding sequence TTGAGCGTCCTTCAGTTGGAAGATATTAAGGAACTGATAAAATTGTGTGCTGCTAACGACCGCCTGGGCCAGGAGAAACTTTACCGTAAGTTTTATCCTGCGCTATTCTTATTATGCAGGAAGTTCTTTCCGCTGCAGGAAGATGCGTTAGAGGCATTAAATGACGGGATGCTGAAGGTTTTTAAGAACATTGAAAAATACAGTGACGAAAAAGGAGAATTTTTTAACTGGGTATACACAATCGTACGTAACACGGCACTGGACAAACTCAGAAATGTCAGTCAGCCGGGATATATGGAGGTAGATGACATGATCATTCCGGACAATGACAATCCACTAAAAGCTTTGGAATCAGCGGATATCTATAAGCTACTGGATGTACTTCCCCCTGCGACAAGGGCGATCTGTATCCTGTTTTATCTGGAAGGATTCTCGATACCGCAGATCGGAGAGCAGCTGGACATAAGTGCAGGTACTATCAAGTGGCACTTGAGCGAGGTCAGAAAGCGGATGAAACCAGTTTTATTACAGCATTACAAAAATTAG